AGAAGACCGCGGTGAAAATGGACCAGCGCGGTTTCATACAGATCGACCGCCAGCAGCGGACGTCCGATCCGCACATCTTCGCCATCGGCGACGTGGCGGGCGAGCCGATGCTGGCCCACAAAGCGAGTCACGAAGGGAAGGTGGCGGCGGAGGTTATTCACGGCTCGAACGTCGCCTTTCAGCCGCTGGCCATTCCCGCGGTCGTCTTTACCGACCCGGAGATCGCCTGGGCCGGCCTGACCGAGGAGCAGGCCACGCGCGACGGCCGGCAAGTCGAGATTTCGCGTTACCCCTGGGCCGCCAGCGGACGCGCCGTGTCGCTGGGCCGCACGGAGGGACTGACCAAGCTCCTGCTCGATCCGGAAACGGAGCGCGTCTTAGGCGTCGGCATCGTCGGCCCCAATGCAGGCGATTTGATCAGCGAAGGCGTGGTGGCGATCGAAATGGGCTGCACGGCCCGCGATCTGGCCGAGGTCATCCATCCGCACCCCACGCTCAGCGAAACGCTTTGCTTTGCCGCCGAGGCACAGCTCGGCTTCGCGACGGAAATCTATAAGCCACGCAGATCGTGAGACTCTCTGACTCCGTGGCGTCGTCGGTCGCTGCACCAGGTGGGGGACGATCACCGATTCGTTGGCGATCTCCCCCAACCGCACGGCGAGCGAGCGTTTTCGTAACATCAAGCATCACTACCGGGCACCGTCGTCCGGATCGGCGAGCAATGCATTATTTCCCGCCAAGCGAGGAGAGAATGCCAATGGATCCGAACTATCGCGCGATGATCGCCTTTCTCCGCGGCCTGGGTACGCAACCGCGAGACCGATGAGCCGATCGAATTGTCCGGCGCCGAATCGATCCAAGTCCGCGGTGCGGCAGAAAAAAAACATATCCGGTTCCTTTGCAGCCGCCGACCGGGAGGTTAAAGTACACCACAGAGCCACGATGGGCTCGTTGCACATCCTTTGGCGTTGATCGCGCTGACTCTTGAATGGCGGAGCCTCGCATGTCGCTCGAAATTTCACCTCGCGAAACAGGCCAGACCGCCGACGGCATGATCGTCGTCGATGCCAGTGGCCATATCGAATCTGTTAATATCGCCGCAGCCGGCATTTTCGGCTACGCGCTGGCGGAGCTCCTGGGCCAGCCGCTGGGCGTGTTGCTGCCGGGCCTGGCCAGCAGCAGCTTTGCCAGCCGATTGACGCCCTACCTGCAGCCCCGCGACGGCGAAAACGCCCGGCGGCTCGAAGGACGCCGCAAGTCGGGCGGACCCGTCGAAGTCGAGCTGACCGCGGTCGAAAACCAGGTGGGCGACCGCCGCTGGTTCACGCTGCTCGTCCATCCGCTGCCTCCACAGCCGCACGCCGCCCTGGGCGACGACTGCGACCTGCTGGAAGTGCTGATGGACAACCTGCCGGAAGCGATCTATTTCAAGGATCTGGCCAGCCGCTTCATTCAGGTCAGCCGCTCGCTGGCCCGCCGCTTCGGCGTCGACGACCCGCAGCAGGCCCGCGGCAAGACCGATTTCGACTTCTTTGGGGAAGAGCACGCCCGGCAGGCATACGCAAACGAGCAAGAGATGATCGCCAGCGGCCGGCCGGTGATCGACATGGAAGAAAAGGAGACTTGGCCCGACGGCCGCGTGACCTGGGCCTCGACCACCAAGATGCCGCTGCGCGACCGCCGGGGCCGCGTCGTCGGCACGTTCGGCATCTCGCACGACATCACCGACCGCAAGCTTATGGAAAGCGAGCTGGAGCAGCTCACCCGCTTTCTCGATGAGGTGCTCGACGAGCTGCCGATCATGCTGTTTGTGAAAGACGCCGAGCACCTGCGGCTGGAACGGCTGAACAAGGCCGGCGAGCGGCTGCTGGGCTTCTCGCGCGAAGAGCTGCTTGGCAAGAGCGACTACGACTTGTTCCCCGCCGACGAAGCCGACTTTTTCGTGGCCAAAGACCGCGACGTGCTGCGGTCGCGGCGGATGCTCGATATTCCGGAAGAGGCGATCGAGACCCGCTTCGGCGAGCGGATTCTTCATACCCGCAAGATTCCGCTGTTCGACGAGCGGGGCCGGCCGACGTACCTGGTGGGCATTTCGGAAGACATCACGGCCGCCAAGCAGGCCGAAGAGGAGCTGCGCCGGGCCAAGCAGGCGGCCGAAGAGGCAAGCCGCGCCAAGAGCGAGTTTCTGGCGAACGTCAGCCATGAGATTCGCACGCCCATGAACGGCATCATCGGCATGACCGAGCTGGCGCTCGACACCGACCTCACCTCGCAGCAGCGCGAGTTCTTGAACATGGTCCGCGATTCGGCCGACGGCCTGCTCTCGGTGATCAACGACATCCTCGATTTCTCCAAGATCGAAGCCGGCAAGCTCGATCTCGAATCGCTGGCGTTTCCCCTCCGCGACACGCTGGGCGACACCATGAAAACGCTGGCCTTACGGGCACACCGCAAAGGGCTGGAGCTTGCCTGCCAGGTGTTGGCCGACGTGCCCGACGGACTGGTGGGCGACGCCGCGCGGCTGCGGCAGATTGTGGTCAACATCGTGGGCAACGCCATCAAGTTCACCGACGCGGGCGAGGTGGTGATGCGGGTGGAGCGCGAGGCGGCGACTGCGGACGGCACACGGACTCTGCCTGCTACTTTGGACGAAGTCGTGCTGCACTTCGCGGTCCGCGACACGGGCATCGGCATTTCGCCCGACAAGCAGCAGTCGATCTTCGCGCCCTTCGTGCAGGCCGATGGCTCAACCACGCGCCGCTTCGGCGGAACGGGGCTGGGTCTGGCCATCTCCGCCCGATTGGTCGAGTTGATGGGCGGGCGGATCTGGGTCGAGAGCGAACCGGGCCGCGGCAGCACGTTCCATTTCACCGCCCGATTTGCCGTCGCCAGCACGCCGCTGGGGAGCGCGACGCCCGCCAGCCCGGTCGACCTGCAAGACTTGCGGGTGCTGGTGGTGGATGACAACACCACCAACCGCCGCATCTTGGAAGAGATGTTGCGCAACTGGCACATGCGGCCGACGGTGGTGGCCAGTGCCGACGAGGCGCTGGGCGAAATGGAACGGGCCTGCGCAGCGGGCGAACCGTATCCGCTGGTGTTGCTCGACGCCTTGATGCCCGACGTCGATGGTTATGAGCTGGCGCGCCGGATCAACGACGACCTGAAGTACGCCGGGGCGACGATCATGATGTTGTCGTCGTCCGATCCGCTTTCGCGCGACCAGCAGCCGCGGCTGGCGGCGTCGCTGATGAAGCCGATCAAGCAATCGGAGCTGTTCGATGCGATCATGACCTCGCTGGGCGTGTCGTTGCGTCAAGAGGAGAAGCCCGCCAGCATTGCCGCACCGGCCGCCCGGCGGCTGCGGATTCTGCTGGCGGAAGACAACGCCGTCAATCAGAAGTTCGTCAGGCACGTGTTGGAAAAACGAGGTCACGACGTCGAGGTTGTCTCGAACGGCCGCGCCGCCCTATCGGCGATCGAAACGGGTTGCTTCGACCTGGTATTGATGGACGTGCAGATGCCGGAGCTGAGCGGCTTCGAGGCCACTGCCGAGATTCGCCGGCGCGAACGGGCCGGGGGCGGCCGTCTGCCGATCATCGCCATGACCGCCCACGCCATGAAGGGCGACCGCGAGCGCTGCCTGGCGGCCGGCATGGACGAGTACATCTCCAAACCGATCCAGGCCGGCCGGCTGCTGGAGCTTGTCGAGTGTGCGACCGCGGGCGATGCGTGTTGCCGGCGCGGCACGCCGTCGGACGAGGCCCCTTGCTTCGATGCGCGGCACGCGCTGGCACGTGTGGCAGGCGATGAAGAACTGTTGCAAGAGTTGATTCGCGCCTTCGTCGACGAGTGGCCTCGCTGGCGTGCAGCGCTCGACGCCGCGGCTGCCAGCGGCGACTGGGAACAGGTGCGTCGCTTGGGTCACACCGTCAAGGGCGCGCTGGGGCACTTCGGCCTCGCCACCGCCCAAGACGCCGCTTCTCGGCTGGAGGCGCTCACCGACGACTGCGATGCCGTCGAGGCCGGCCAGGCGTGCGCCTCGCTGGTCGCTGACGTGGAGCATGTCCTGCCGCAGCTCGAAGCGCTGGACCGCAGCCTGACCTAGCGCAGGCAATTGAGCTTCGCTACGAAACCTGTTTCAATAGACGGATGAGTTCATCACTGTTCGAGGCGGCTGAAGCGGCCAATCGGCGGAACGCCGAGCCGCTGGCGGCCCGCATGCGGCCGCGG
This genomic stretch from Pirellulales bacterium harbors:
- a CDS encoding PAS domain-containing protein; this translates as MSLEISPRETGQTADGMIVVDASGHIESVNIAAAGIFGYALAELLGQPLGVLLPGLASSSFASRLTPYLQPRDGENARRLEGRRKSGGPVEVELTAVENQVGDRRWFTLLVHPLPPQPHAALGDDCDLLEVLMDNLPEAIYFKDLASRFIQVSRSLARRFGVDDPQQARGKTDFDFFGEEHARQAYANEQEMIASGRPVIDMEEKETWPDGRVTWASTTKMPLRDRRGRVVGTFGISHDITDRKLMESELEQLTRFLDEVLDELPIMLFVKDAEHLRLERLNKAGERLLGFSREELLGKSDYDLFPADEADFFVAKDRDVLRSRRMLDIPEEAIETRFGERILHTRKIPLFDERGRPTYLVGISEDITAAKQAEEELRRAKQAAEEASRAKSEFLANVSHEIRTPMNGIIGMTELALDTDLTSQQREFLNMVRDSADGLLSVINDILDFSKIEAGKLDLESLAFPLRDTLGDTMKTLALRAHRKGLELACQVLADVPDGLVGDAARLRQIVVNIVGNAIKFTDAGEVVMRVEREAATADGTRTLPATLDEVVLHFAVRDTGIGISPDKQQSIFAPFVQADGSTTRRFGGTGLGLAISARLVELMGGRIWVESEPGRGSTFHFTARFAVASTPLGSATPASPVDLQDLRVLVVDDNTTNRRILEEMLRNWHMRPTVVASADEALGEMERACAAGEPYPLVLLDALMPDVDGYELARRINDDLKYAGATIMMLSSSDPLSRDQQPRLAASLMKPIKQSELFDAIMTSLGVSLRQEEKPASIAAPAARRLRILLAEDNAVNQKFVRHVLEKRGHDVEVVSNGRAALSAIETGCFDLVLMDVQMPELSGFEATAEIRRRERAGGGRLPIIAMTAHAMKGDRERCLAAGMDEYISKPIQAGRLLELVECATAGDACCRRGTPSDEAPCFDARHALARVAGDEELLQELIRAFVDEWPRWRAALDAAAASGDWEQVRRLGHTVKGALGHFGLATAQDAASRLEALTDDCDAVEAGQACASLVADVEHVLPQLEALDRSLT